A DNA window from Acomys russatus chromosome 7, mAcoRus1.1, whole genome shotgun sequence contains the following coding sequences:
- the Rrp8 gene encoding LOW QUALITY PROTEIN: ribosomal RNA-processing protein 8 (The sequence of the model RefSeq protein was modified relative to this genomic sequence to represent the inferred CDS: deleted 1 base in 1 codon), with the protein MFEEPEWVEAAPAALGLRPATTQVQPAIAPPVKGRKRRHLLATLRALEAASLSQQPPSLPGSDSEEEEIGRKNRYLQRPSLANTSKEVGEKRKRKCQKQEPSITGSEEVERKCKQAPPGGISDEEEKGKGKCRKYPHLHPTQHLDGVGQTGTSIYVCVWGITTTIDPPKPSPESTSPDPSHTLSRKQWRNRQKNKRRHKNKFRPLQTPDQVPPKPSTEETEVPPAPQPDSQETRAGALRARMAQRLDGARFRYLNEQLYSGPSSAAQRLFQEDPEAFLLYHRGFQRQVKKWPLHPVDRIAKDLRQKPASLVVADFGCGDCRLASSIRNPVHCFDLASLDPRVTVCDMAQVPLGDESVDVAVFCLSLMGTNIRDFLEEANRVLKPGGLLKVAEVSSRFEDIRSFLGAVTKLGFKVIYKDLTNSHFFLFDFEKTGPPRVGPKAQLSGLKLQPCLYKRR; encoded by the exons ATGTTCGAGGAGCCCGAATGGGTCGAGGCGGCCCCGGCAGCCCTGGGACTCCGGCCCGCGACAACACAGGTTCAGCCGGCGATTGCCCCGCCAGTCAAG GGCCGCAAGCGCCGCCATCTCTTGGCCACATTACGGGCCCTGGAAGCAGCGTCTCTCTCCCAGCAACCCCCAAGCCTTCCTGGCAGtgactctgaggaggaggagataggaaGGAAGAACAGATACCTCCAAAGGCCCTCACTTGCCAATACCTCAAAGGAagtaggggagaaaagaaaaaggaaatgtcaaAAACAGGAACCATCTATCACTGGCTCTGAGGAAGTAGAAAGGAAGTGCAAACAAGCTCCTCCTGGTGGGATCTCTgatgaagaggaaaaaggaaaagggaaatgccGTAAATATCCTCATTTACACCCAACACAGCACCTGGACGGTGTTGGCCAAACAGGTAccagtatatatgtatgtgtatgggg GATTACCACTACAATTGACCCGCCCAAGCCAAGCCCTGAGTCCACATCACCTGACCCCTCACACACCCTGAGCCGCAAACAGTGGCGGAACCGGCAGAAGAATAAGCGGAGACACAAGAACAAATTTCGGCCCCTTCAGACCCCAGACCAAGTTCCTCCCAAGCCTTCCACGGAGGAGACTGAGGTACCTCCCGCCCCACAACCAGACAGCCAAGAGACAAGAGCTGGAGCCCTGCGAGCACGCATGGCACAACGGCTGGACGGGGCCCGCTTCAGGTACCTTAACGAACAGCTGTACTCAGGGCCCAGCAGCGCCGCCCAGCGCCTCTTCCAAGAAGACCCCGAGGCATTTCTCCTCTAC CACCGCGGCTTTCAGAGACAAGTGAAGAAGTGGCCCTTGCACCCAGTCGACCGGATCGCCAAAGATCTCCGCCAGAA gcCTGCATCCTTGGTGGTAGCTGACTTTGGCTGTGGAGACTGCCGCCTAGCCTCAAGTATCCGGAACCCTGTGCACTGTTTTGACTTGGCCTCTCTGGACCCCAGGGTCACGGTGTGTGACATGGCCCAG GTGCCCCTGGGGGATGAGTCTGTGGATGTGGCTGTGTTCTGCCTTTCACTAATGGGGACTAACATCAGGGACTTCCTCGAGGAGGCAAATCGAGTGCTGAAGCCAGG GGGTCTTCTCAAAGTAGCTGAAGTCAGCAGCCGCTTTGAGGATATTCGGAGCTTTTTGGGGGCTGTGACGAAACTCGGCTTTAAGGTCATCTATAAG GACCTGACCAACAGTCACTTCTTCTTGTTTGACTTTGAAAAGACTGGCCCTCCTCGAGTAGGGCCCAAAGCCCAACTGTCAGGCCTGAAGCTTCAGCCGTGTCTCTACAAGCGCAGGTGA